A genome region from Trachemys scripta elegans isolate TJP31775 chromosome 2, CAS_Tse_1.0, whole genome shotgun sequence includes the following:
- the LOC117873872 gene encoding uncharacterized protein LOC117873872, which yields MPRKRKHCQRAAPPQLAAVTAVGTPAVARAGSGCRIQLGRRTRSPAYFPFSFLPVDCQLHVFSFLSEVEKCTAALVCEAWSKLIRTPRLWRVADFMRLGAFQSGMDLVLVSAREFERWKEWVHQYAYHLTSRSASLLVLRASFDLGDQKTKWADFLSRFLDSVHCGELQELELNWTLTHLEPPDFYPPGICSMTQVSLTKMDQISNFQTLLEKFIQRSPKLTRMKLPFDWSAYSVAMLTQFQQLHTLELKYFWSFKGVCPEIMQDLTKALPNLKTLILHVLVPVKDLGISYSLESRSLEYLDVSQSRGLVFCHLDLPSLRVLRIKKTVRGIILNRRTRLALQSRWSCLYSLLRSGTPNLRVFNNQVLLPHWREQTYKELNALLLQSCYCVQHSDTWLL from the coding sequence ATGCCTCGGAAAAGGAAACATTGTCAGCGTGCAGCCCCCCCTCAGCTGGCTGCGGTCACTGCTGTGGGAACCCCAGccgtggccagggctggctcagggTGTCGCATACAACTGGGTCGCAGGACTAGGAGCCCAGCCTACTTTCCCTTCAGCTTCCTGCCGGTGGACTGTCAGCTCCACGTCTTCTCTTTCCTTTCGGAGGTGGAGAAGTGCACAGCTGCCTTGGTTTGTGAAGCCTGGAGCAAGCTGATCCGCACCCCCAGGCTCTGGAGGGTGGCTGACTTCATGAGACTGGGGGCCTTCCAGTCAGGCATGGATTTGGTGCTGGTTTCTGCCAGAGAATTTGAGAGATGGAAAGAGTGGGTCCACCAGTATGCCTATCACCTGACCTCTCGCAGCGCTAGCCTGCTAGTCCTCAGGGCCAGCTTTGATTTGGGTGACCAGAAGACCAAATGGGCTGACTTCCTTTCACGCTTCTTGGACAGTGTCcactgtggggagctgcaggagctggagcTCAACTGGACCTTGACTCACTTGGAACCACCAGACTTCTACCCGCCAGGCATCTGCAGTATGACTCAGGTCAgcctgaccaaaatggaccagaTCAGCAACTTCCAGACCCTTTTGGAGAAGTTTATCCAGAGATCTCCAAAGCTCACCAGGATGAAGCTGCCCTTTGACTGGTCTGCATACTCAGTTGCCATGCTGACCCAGTTCCAGCAGCTTCACACCTTGGAGTTGAAATACTTCTGGAGCTTCAAAGGGGTTTGCCCAGAAATCATGCAAGATCTCACCAAAGCCCTGCCCAACCTCAAAACTCTCATCCTTCATGTGCTGGTGCCAGTCAAAGACTTGGGCATCTCCTATTCTCTAGAATCCAGATCCCTGGAGTACTTGGATGTGTCCCAGAGCCGTGGCCTGGTGTTCTGTCACCTCGACCTGCCCTCCCTGAGGGTGCTGAGGATCAAGAAGACGGTTCGGGGCATCATCCTGAACCGGAGGACTAGGCTGGCTCTTCAGAGTCGCTGGTCCTGTCTGTACAGCTTGCTACGGAGTGGCACGCCCAACCTTCGGGTGTTCAACAACCAGGTGTTGCTGCCGCACTGGCGGGAGCAGACGTACAAGGAGCTGAATGCCTTGCTGCTGCAATCATGCTACTGTGTTCAGCACTCGGACACGTGGTTACTGTAA